In a genomic window of Pelodiscus sinensis isolate JC-2024 chromosome 32, ASM4963464v1, whole genome shotgun sequence:
- the LOC142823145 gene encoding uncharacterized protein LOC142823145 isoform X1 has translation MRKQEGRKTRKSGGCRTPMPCSSSAPGLQSQGKEMAVAEPVSFEEVAVYFSEEEWALLDLGQRALYWDVMQENYEAVSWLGFPVSKANVISWVKQAEELRKSDVQGFGGGIISDTHAAGDRTVSENNEESLHQEGPEQMAPRGILLRISEGHVSQSSEQGETYESQYAPERHQRNHPVQGQCKYSQRSRGAKRNKEIIQLLQEAPYTCSDCGKIFQRRQALIVHQRIHTGEKPFNCSECGKSFRVSSHLVTHWRTHSGEKPFDCSDCGKSFSRRSSLVSHQRIHTGEKPYICSDCGESFSLRSSVVIHQRTHTGEKPFNCSACGKSFSQYTNLMQHQRIHTGEKPFDCSVCGKSFCGRSGLIIHQRIHTGEKPFDCSDCGKSFSQHSSLINHQRIHTGEKPFSCSDCGKSFSRRSSLIIHQRTHTGEKPFDCSDCGRSFSRRSNLIIHQRTHTGEKPFNCSDFGKSVPMSPHRRETI, from the exons GTTGCAGAACACCCATGCcttgctccagctcagcccctggcctgcagagccagggaaaggaaatggctgtggcagagccggtgagcttcgaggaggtggctgtgtatttctctgaggaggaatgggccctgctggacctgggtcagagagccctctactgggatgtgatgcaggagaattatgaggctgtgagctggctgg gatttccagtctccaaagctaatgtgatctcctgggtgaaGCAAGCGGAGGAGCTGAGGAAATCAGATGTACAGGGCTTTGGAGGAGGGATCATCAGTGACACCCATGCAG CAGGTGACAGGACAGTGAGTGAGAACAACGAGGAGAGTCTTCATCAGGAAGGACCAGAGCAAATGGCTCCACGAGGGATATTATTGAGAatatctgaagggcatgtttctcagagttCTGAGCAGGGAGAGACCTATGAGAGTCAGTATGCCCCAGAAAGGCATCAACGAAACCATCCGGTGCAGGGACAGTGTAAATACAGTCAGAGGAGCAGAGGagcaaaaagaaacaaagaaatcattcagCTTCTTCAAGAGGCACCCTACACTTGCAGTGACTGTGGGAAAATCTTCCAACGGAGACAGGCCCTAATTGTACATCAgcgaatccacacaggagagaaaccattCAACTGCTCTGAGTGTGGTAAAAGCTTTCGTGTgagctcacaccttgttacccaTTGGAGAACACActcaggggagaaaccctttgactgctctgactgtgggaaaagcttcagtcggaggtcaaGTCTTGTTagtcatcagagaatccacacaggagagaaaccctatatctgctctgactgtggggaaagcttcagttTGCGCTCAAGTGTTGTTATTCATCAGagaactcacacaggagagaaacccttcaactgctctgcatgtgggaaaagcttcagtcagtatACAAACCTCATgcaacatcagagaatccacacaggggaaaaaccctttgaTTGTTCtgtgtgtgggaaaagtttctgTGGTCGCTCAGGCCTGATTATACATCAGAGAattcacacaggggagaaaccctttgactgttctgactgtgggaaaagtttcagtcagcACTCAAGTCTTATTAATCATCAGAGAATCCATactggagagaaacccttcagctgctctgactgtggtaAAAGCTTCAGTCGGCGCTCAAGTCTTATTATTCATCAAAGAACCCATACTGGAGAGAAACCCTttgactgctctgactgtgggagaaGCTTCAGTCGGCGCTCAAATCTTATTATTCATCAGAGAACCCATACTGGAGaaaaacccttcaactgctctgactttgGGAAAAGTGTACCTatgagcccacacaggagagaaaccattTGA
- the LOC142823145 gene encoding uncharacterized protein LOC142823145 isoform X3, translating into MRKQEGRKTRKSGGFPVSKANVISWVKQAEELRKSDVQGFGGGIISDTHAAGDRTVSENNEESLHQEGPEQMAPRGILLRISEGHVSQSSEQGETYESQYAPERHQRNHPVQGQCKYSQRSRGAKRNKEIIQLLQEAPYTCSDCGKIFQRRQALIVHQRIHTGEKPFNCSECGKSFRVSSHLVTHWRTHSGEKPFDCSDCGKSFSRRSSLVSHQRIHTGEKPYICSDCGESFSLRSSVVIHQRTHTGEKPFNCSACGKSFSQYTNLMQHQRIHTGEKPFDCSVCGKSFCGRSGLIIHQRIHTGEKPFDCSDCGKSFSQHSSLINHQRIHTGEKPFSCSDCGKSFSRRSSLIIHQRTHTGEKPFDCSDCGRSFSRRSNLIIHQRTHTGEKPFNCSDFGKSVPMSPHRRETI; encoded by the exons gatttccagtctccaaagctaatgtgatctcctgggtgaaGCAAGCGGAGGAGCTGAGGAAATCAGATGTACAGGGCTTTGGAGGAGGGATCATCAGTGACACCCATGCAG CAGGTGACAGGACAGTGAGTGAGAACAACGAGGAGAGTCTTCATCAGGAAGGACCAGAGCAAATGGCTCCACGAGGGATATTATTGAGAatatctgaagggcatgtttctcagagttCTGAGCAGGGAGAGACCTATGAGAGTCAGTATGCCCCAGAAAGGCATCAACGAAACCATCCGGTGCAGGGACAGTGTAAATACAGTCAGAGGAGCAGAGGagcaaaaagaaacaaagaaatcattcagCTTCTTCAAGAGGCACCCTACACTTGCAGTGACTGTGGGAAAATCTTCCAACGGAGACAGGCCCTAATTGTACATCAgcgaatccacacaggagagaaaccattCAACTGCTCTGAGTGTGGTAAAAGCTTTCGTGTgagctcacaccttgttacccaTTGGAGAACACActcaggggagaaaccctttgactgctctgactgtgggaaaagcttcagtcggaggtcaaGTCTTGTTagtcatcagagaatccacacaggagagaaaccctatatctgctctgactgtggggaaagcttcagttTGCGCTCAAGTGTTGTTATTCATCAGagaactcacacaggagagaaacccttcaactgctctgcatgtgggaaaagcttcagtcagtatACAAACCTCATgcaacatcagagaatccacacaggggaaaaaccctttgaTTGTTCtgtgtgtgggaaaagtttctgTGGTCGCTCAGGCCTGATTATACATCAGAGAattcacacaggggagaaaccctttgactgttctgactgtgggaaaagtttcagtcagcACTCAAGTCTTATTAATCATCAGAGAATCCATactggagagaaacccttcagctgctctgactgtggtaAAAGCTTCAGTCGGCGCTCAAGTCTTATTATTCATCAAAGAACCCATACTGGAGAGAAACCCTttgactgctctgactgtgggagaaGCTTCAGTCGGCGCTCAAATCTTATTATTCATCAGAGAACCCATACTGGAGaaaaacccttcaactgctctgactttgGGAAAAGTGTACCTatgagcccacacaggagagaaaccattTGA
- the LOC142823145 gene encoding uncharacterized protein LOC142823145 isoform X4 — translation MTPVWILSISAGDRTVSENNEESLHQEGPEQMAPRGILLRISEGHVSQSSEQGETYESQYAPERHQRNHPVQGQCKYSQRSRGAKRNKEIIQLLQEAPYTCSDCGKIFQRRQALIVHQRIHTGEKPFNCSECGKSFRVSSHLVTHWRTHSGEKPFDCSDCGKSFSRRSSLVSHQRIHTGEKPYICSDCGESFSLRSSVVIHQRTHTGEKPFNCSACGKSFSQYTNLMQHQRIHTGEKPFDCSVCGKSFCGRSGLIIHQRIHTGEKPFDCSDCGKSFSQHSSLINHQRIHTGEKPFSCSDCGKSFSRRSSLIIHQRTHTGEKPFDCSDCGRSFSRRSNLIIHQRTHTGEKPFNCSDFGKSVPMSPHRRETI, via the coding sequence ATGACTCCTGTCTGGATTCTCTCTATCTCAGCAGGTGACAGGACAGTGAGTGAGAACAACGAGGAGAGTCTTCATCAGGAAGGACCAGAGCAAATGGCTCCACGAGGGATATTATTGAGAatatctgaagggcatgtttctcagagttCTGAGCAGGGAGAGACCTATGAGAGTCAGTATGCCCCAGAAAGGCATCAACGAAACCATCCGGTGCAGGGACAGTGTAAATACAGTCAGAGGAGCAGAGGagcaaaaagaaacaaagaaatcattcagCTTCTTCAAGAGGCACCCTACACTTGCAGTGACTGTGGGAAAATCTTCCAACGGAGACAGGCCCTAATTGTACATCAgcgaatccacacaggagagaaaccattCAACTGCTCTGAGTGTGGTAAAAGCTTTCGTGTgagctcacaccttgttacccaTTGGAGAACACActcaggggagaaaccctttgactgctctgactgtgggaaaagcttcagtcggaggtcaaGTCTTGTTagtcatcagagaatccacacaggagagaaaccctatatctgctctgactgtggggaaagcttcagttTGCGCTCAAGTGTTGTTATTCATCAGagaactcacacaggagagaaacccttcaactgctctgcatgtgggaaaagcttcagtcagtatACAAACCTCATgcaacatcagagaatccacacaggggaaaaaccctttgaTTGTTCtgtgtgtgggaaaagtttctgTGGTCGCTCAGGCCTGATTATACATCAGAGAattcacacaggggagaaaccctttgactgttctgactgtgggaaaagtttcagtcagcACTCAAGTCTTATTAATCATCAGAGAATCCATactggagagaaacccttcagctgctctgactgtggtaAAAGCTTCAGTCGGCGCTCAAGTCTTATTATTCATCAAAGAACCCATACTGGAGAGAAACCCTttgactgctctgactgtgggagaaGCTTCAGTCGGCGCTCAAATCTTATTATTCATCAGAGAACCCATACTGGAGaaaaacccttcaactgctctgactttgGGAAAAGTGTACCTatgagcccacacaggagagaaaccattTGA
- the LOC142823145 gene encoding uncharacterized protein LOC142823145 isoform X2, which produces MGSYAIQNPVSVRWGRSLSGWVTHIVKILMAHTLMNEISTWLIALRAGFPVSKANVISWVKQAEELRKSDVQGFGGGIISDTHAAGDRTVSENNEESLHQEGPEQMAPRGILLRISEGHVSQSSEQGETYESQYAPERHQRNHPVQGQCKYSQRSRGAKRNKEIIQLLQEAPYTCSDCGKIFQRRQALIVHQRIHTGEKPFNCSECGKSFRVSSHLVTHWRTHSGEKPFDCSDCGKSFSRRSSLVSHQRIHTGEKPYICSDCGESFSLRSSVVIHQRTHTGEKPFNCSACGKSFSQYTNLMQHQRIHTGEKPFDCSVCGKSFCGRSGLIIHQRIHTGEKPFDCSDCGKSFSQHSSLINHQRIHTGEKPFSCSDCGKSFSRRSSLIIHQRTHTGEKPFDCSDCGRSFSRRSNLIIHQRTHTGEKPFNCSDFGKSVPMSPHRRETI; this is translated from the exons ATGGGATCTTATGCCATCCAGAACCCAGTTTCTgtcaggtggggaaggagcctctctgggtggGTGACTCATATTGTGAAAATATTAATGGCACATACCTTAATGAACgagatcagcacttggttaattgctctccgagcaggatttccagtctccaaagctaatgtgatctcctgggtgaaGCAAGCGGAGGAGCTGAGGAAATCAGATGTACAGGGCTTTGGAGGAGGGATCATCAGTGACACCCATGCAG CAGGTGACAGGACAGTGAGTGAGAACAACGAGGAGAGTCTTCATCAGGAAGGACCAGAGCAAATGGCTCCACGAGGGATATTATTGAGAatatctgaagggcatgtttctcagagttCTGAGCAGGGAGAGACCTATGAGAGTCAGTATGCCCCAGAAAGGCATCAACGAAACCATCCGGTGCAGGGACAGTGTAAATACAGTCAGAGGAGCAGAGGagcaaaaagaaacaaagaaatcattcagCTTCTTCAAGAGGCACCCTACACTTGCAGTGACTGTGGGAAAATCTTCCAACGGAGACAGGCCCTAATTGTACATCAgcgaatccacacaggagagaaaccattCAACTGCTCTGAGTGTGGTAAAAGCTTTCGTGTgagctcacaccttgttacccaTTGGAGAACACActcaggggagaaaccctttgactgctctgactgtgggaaaagcttcagtcggaggtcaaGTCTTGTTagtcatcagagaatccacacaggagagaaaccctatatctgctctgactgtggggaaagcttcagttTGCGCTCAAGTGTTGTTATTCATCAGagaactcacacaggagagaaacccttcaactgctctgcatgtgggaaaagcttcagtcagtatACAAACCTCATgcaacatcagagaatccacacaggggaaaaaccctttgaTTGTTCtgtgtgtgggaaaagtttctgTGGTCGCTCAGGCCTGATTATACATCAGAGAattcacacaggggagaaaccctttgactgttctgactgtgggaaaagtttcagtcagcACTCAAGTCTTATTAATCATCAGAGAATCCATactggagagaaacccttcagctgctctgactgtggtaAAAGCTTCAGTCGGCGCTCAAGTCTTATTATTCATCAAAGAACCCATACTGGAGAGAAACCCTttgactgctctgactgtgggagaaGCTTCAGTCGGCGCTCAAATCTTATTATTCATCAGAGAACCCATACTGGAGaaaaacccttcaactgctctgactttgGGAAAAGTGTACCTatgagcccacacaggagagaaaccattTGA